The Arvicola amphibius chromosome 11, mArvAmp1.2, whole genome shotgun sequence genome has a segment encoding these proteins:
- the Chchd7 gene encoding coiled-coil-helix-coiled-coil-helix domain-containing protein 7, which translates to MPQVTRRLRDPDINPCLSESDASTRCMDENNYDRERCSNYFLKYKNCRRFWNSVMIQRRQNGVEPSMPTAAERDEILRAMQKMPY; encoded by the exons ATGCCCCAGGTCACACGGCGCCTGAGGGACCCTGACATAAACCCTTGCTTGTCG GAATCTGATGCTTCTACCAGATGTATGGATGAAAATAACTATGACAGGGAAAGATGTTCAAATTACTTCTTGAAGTACAAAAACTGCCGGCGATTCTGG AATTCTGTCATGatccaaagaagacaaaatggaGTTGAACCATCTATGCctacagcagcagaaagagatgAAATTTTGCGAGCAATGCAAAAGATGCCCTATTGA